A region from the Gemmatimonadaceae bacterium genome encodes:
- the bamD gene encoding outer membrane protein assembly factor BamD, whose translation MPDTRFYRLGLLLFLAAVSGACGRGFKLSRYTTNEALFNAAVNELSRKKWDNAVSAFEKLTFDLPARDTLLPLANWYLAKAHAGRGEHILAAQAFNRLGESFATDSLADDAMFEAAREYQKLWRRPSLDANYGEQALSAYQSMLGLYPESELKDEAEKQMGMLQEWFADKDYQSGLYYFRRKAFDSAIIYFKDVVKNYPQTAKSREAYLRLAESYEAIRYREDKKEVCTTLQEKYPRDKDVALTCGAPPSAVSTRPTSDTTSPPDTH comes from the coding sequence ATGCCAGATACGCGGTTCTATCGACTCGGCCTCCTGCTCTTCCTCGCCGCGGTTTCGGGCGCGTGTGGACGCGGGTTCAAGCTGAGCCGCTACACGACGAACGAGGCCCTCTTCAACGCGGCAGTCAATGAACTGAGCCGCAAGAAGTGGGATAACGCCGTTTCCGCGTTCGAGAAGCTCACGTTCGACCTGCCGGCACGCGACACCCTGCTTCCCCTCGCCAACTGGTATCTCGCCAAGGCGCATGCGGGTCGCGGTGAACACATTCTCGCGGCGCAGGCGTTCAACCGACTTGGTGAATCCTTCGCCACGGACTCCCTCGCGGACGACGCGATGTTCGAGGCCGCACGCGAATACCAGAAACTCTGGCGCCGCCCGTCGCTCGATGCGAACTACGGGGAGCAGGCGCTGTCCGCCTACCAGTCCATGCTCGGACTCTATCCCGAGAGCGAACTGAAGGATGAGGCGGAAAAGCAGATGGGCATGCTCCAGGAATGGTTCGCGGACAAGGACTACCAGAGCGGCCTCTATTACTTCCGGCGGAAGGCGTTCGATTCCGCCATCATTTACTTCAAGGACGTCGTCAAGAACTACCCGCAAACGGCCAAGTCGCGTGAGGCGTACCTGCGCCTCGCCGAATCGTACGAAGCGATTCGGTATCGTGAAGACAAGAAAGAGGTCTGCACGACGCTCCAGGAGAAATACCCGAGGGACAAGGATGTTGCGCTCACCTGTGGGGCGCCCCCCTCCGCGGTCTCCACCCGGCCAACCAGCGATACGACGTCCCCGCCCGATACGCACTGA
- a CDS encoding SDR family oxidoreductase, giving the protein MRILITGAAGFLGSHLSDRFLREGHEVIGLDNFITGNPDNIAHLAGHERFQFIRHNISTYTYVAGALDGILHFASPASPIDYLEHPIATLKVGSLGTHNALGLARAKGARFFLASTSEVYGDPLVHPQRESYWGNVNPIGPRGVYDEAKRFAEAMTMAYHRAHGVDTRIVRIFNTYGPRMRPHDGRVVSNFIVQALQGENLTIYGDGSQTRSFCYVDDEVDGIYRLFMRGDAQPTNVGNPNEFTVRQLAELVLELTGSTSRIEYRDLPVDDPKVRKPDITRARTMLGWEPEIQLRDGVERTIAFFKGALRAR; this is encoded by the coding sequence ATGAGGATCCTGATCACCGGTGCGGCCGGGTTTCTTGGCTCCCACCTCAGCGACCGGTTCCTGCGCGAAGGCCACGAAGTCATCGGCCTCGACAACTTCATCACGGGCAACCCGGACAACATCGCGCATCTGGCCGGGCACGAGCGCTTCCAGTTCATCCGGCACAACATCTCGACGTACACGTACGTCGCCGGAGCGCTCGATGGCATCCTGCATTTTGCGTCGCCCGCTTCGCCCATCGACTACCTCGAGCACCCGATCGCCACACTCAAGGTGGGTTCGCTGGGCACCCACAACGCGCTCGGGCTGGCGCGCGCGAAGGGCGCGCGCTTCTTCCTCGCCTCGACGTCGGAGGTGTACGGGGATCCGCTGGTGCATCCGCAGCGGGAGTCGTACTGGGGCAACGTGAACCCCATCGGCCCGCGGGGCGTCTACGACGAGGCCAAGCGGTTCGCCGAAGCGATGACCATGGCGTACCACCGCGCCCACGGGGTGGATACCCGTATCGTGCGCATCTTCAACACCTATGGGCCGCGCATGCGTCCGCATGACGGGCGCGTCGTGTCAAACTTCATCGTGCAGGCCCTGCAGGGCGAGAACCTGACGATTTACGGCGATGGCAGCCAGACGCGTTCGTTCTGCTACGTCGACGACGAGGTCGATGGGATCTATCGGCTGTTCATGCGCGGAGACGCGCAGCCCACCAACGTCGGCAACCCGAACGAGTTCACGGTGCGTCAGTTGGCGGAACTGGTACTCGAGCTGACCGGCTCGACCAGTCGCATCGAATACCGGGACTTGCCGGTGGATGACCCGAAGGTCCGCAAGCCGGATATCACGCGTGCACGCACCATGCTCGGGTGGGAGCCTGAGATTCAGCTTCGCGACGGCGTGGAGAGAACGATCGCGTTCTTCAAGGGAGCGCTGAGGGCGCGGTGA
- the nadD gene encoding nicotinate (nicotinamide) nucleotide adenylyltransferase: MRIGILGGTFDPPHVGHLLVASDAVEALGLDRLVFIPNARQPLKADVVQASPADRLAMTHLAAGNDPRFEVDPIEVERGGLSYTVETLTALAERTPGAERYFLLGTDAANSFAQWREPQRIAKLARLALMPRAEGGDDLRDGASVIAAIVAVTGTHVPPPTMIVTRRVDVSSTEVRERVRTGRAISGFVPEAVARFIEERGLYRTRHA, translated from the coding sequence GTGCGCATCGGGATCCTGGGCGGGACATTCGACCCCCCGCACGTCGGCCACCTGCTCGTGGCATCCGACGCCGTGGAGGCATTGGGGCTCGACCGGCTCGTCTTCATCCCCAACGCCCGACAGCCGCTCAAGGCTGACGTGGTCCAGGCGTCGCCCGCCGACCGGCTCGCGATGACGCACCTGGCCGCGGGCAATGATCCGCGCTTCGAAGTCGATCCGATCGAGGTCGAACGGGGCGGGCTCTCGTACACCGTCGAGACGCTGACGGCGCTGGCGGAGCGGACCCCTGGCGCTGAGCGGTACTTTCTCCTGGGCACCGATGCCGCGAACAGTTTTGCGCAGTGGCGCGAGCCGCAGCGGATTGCCAAGCTGGCCCGCCTCGCGCTGATGCCGCGCGCGGAGGGTGGCGATGACCTCCGGGACGGCGCTAGCGTGATTGCAGCCATCGTCGCCGTCACCGGAACCCACGTCCCGCCGCCGACGATGATCGTCACGCGCCGGGTCGACGTGTCGTCCACTGAAGTGCGCGAGCGGGTCCGAACCGGTCGCGCCATCTCGGGGTTTGTCCCCGAAGCTGTCGCCCGCTTCATCGAGGAACGCGGGCTGTACCGAACGAGGCACGCATGA